AAGTGGAAAGTAGCTGTCTACATGTTACAGCAGAGTTCAGCAGTCCATGGTATTCCTATTAGTCCTGTAAGCTGTTTTTCTAAATGAAGTCTGCATTTCTATGTGTCTCTTGTTCTGTATTGCTGGTGGTGGACTTTCAACAAGCACCAGAAACATAACAATGGAGGGAGTAGTAAGCCTGAATGCTTGTTTTAACCGTGTAGTCTGTGCCagtgtgaatgggagctgagcttcaGTATACCGGCACAGCCTTCTGTGTCTGGCTCCGCCCCCTGTTATGTTTCTGGAATTGGTCGCTTGGACcccctaccaatctgatattgatgaccagtcTGCAGGATCAATTCGTCCAATCCTTCTCACCTCCCCGAACTGATCAGAAATTGTGAATTTGGCCAAGATACTGTGTAGTGGGGCATTTAAACCTCCTCCAGTGTCTGAGAGATCAATACTAATGGGAAAGGAAATGCTGATAATTTGCCCATAGCAATTAGACTTTAGTTGTCTTTGCAAACGATCTGTGGAAAGTGATTGCAGCGACAGATTTTGTTTCACCATTCACAGCTTCAAGCCCTGAGAGGTTTTATATAAGTTTTGGACTGCAAAATGTAGGGGGAAATGATGGAAACCCCATATTTAAAACAGATCTGAAGCTGACAATCAGATGAATTAGAGCTTGTCTGATGGGAGAGGATGGTTACTAGGCTGAAGGATTCTTTTCATATTTGATATTTTGCTCTCCTTGTAGATGAGCACCACTAGAGATTTGATACAGCTCTTATCCCACTCTCCCTATTGCAATAAACTTGGGTGCTTGACCAATCCACTTGTGTGGAAAATAGGCGTCTGGTGTGTGATCTGCTTGGATGGCACCCATACACGGTGTGGCGCAGCCGTAGCATCCACATTTGGATTACCGCTACTTGCTGGGCTGCACCTGTACTTTTATTTCTAGTAGCTGTAATCCACATGTAGTTCCCACAGCCCCGCCAGGCCGTGTATGGTCAAGTAAAGTATTAGTGGAGGAGAAAAAAATCTTTCACATAGATACTTTGTGATTTAATAATTAATCCCACCAGAAGGTAAAGTTTACTGGAGAAGAATCTTAATTTTCCCTGGTTATTAAATGTACATGTAAGGCATTACTGCATTTATGTATTCCTTTTAATAGCCTTTACTAATTAACATGTTCTTGCTGTGGTATTATATGGTATTGCTTTGTGCTCTGTCGCCAATTGTACATCTTTGTACAGTTGGAAAAACAATGCTACAAGGAAATAAAACCTAACTGATGGAAGCCTGTTAAATCTTGAGTCTGATGTAGACGTTGCTTTTTTCATCTGCAGGTGTTTGTTGTATCAGAGCAGCATGGCTGTGGTCATCCGCTTGCAAGGTCTGCCTATAGTGGCTGGGACCATGGATATTCGGCACTTCTTCTCTGGATTAACCATTCCTGACGGTGGCGTACATATTGTAGGGGGTGAGCAGGGTGAAGCTTTCATCGTTTTTGCCACCGATGAAGATGCTCGACTTGGTATGATGCGCACAGGTGGTACAATCAAAGGGTCAAAAGTGTCACTGTTGTTGAGCAGTAAGACTGAAATGCAGAACATGATTGAACTTAGCCGCAGGCGCTTTGAGACTGCCAGTGTTGATATCCCACCTGCAAATTCTAGCCGCCCTGGGCCTCCACCAAATCCAACAATGAGCACTACTCCTGTAATGAGCAGAGTTAGTATGCCAACAACTGTGCCCAACTATAGCAGTCCTCCCGCTAGCACAGTCTCTACAGTTACCTCTGCTGTTGATAGCAGTAAGAGTGTCGCCACTTTCTCTACAGCCAATGTTGGAAATGCTCCACAGAGTCTTGGTGGAGCTTTCTGCAATCCAACTTTTACTTCTCCGATGCCCAGTGTTGCTCCTCAGTTGCCATCTGTACCACCACCTCCAATGCCTCCAATGCCATCAGTACCAACCCTACCACCAATGCCATCCATGCCTCCTATGCCTGTTCCTCCTCCTGTGTCTTCCTTGCCTCCAGTCCCTCCTATTCCCCCAATACCGCCAGTTCCACCAGTACCACCTATGTCTTCTCTTCCTCCATTGACTGGAATACCACAATTAAATCCACCACCTGTTGGTCCCTTGCCTGCAGGGATGAATGGCTCTGGGTCCCAGATGAATAGTAACATTAACCCGTTGTTTCTTGGTCCTGTAAATCCAATTCCATTAAGTCCTCAAAATTCAATGAAaccacctccacctcctcttaACCATGATGACCCATATGTAGCGCTTCATGGTTTGCCTATTCCTGTGTTAGAGAATGATATAAAAGAGTTTCTTCGTGGTTTGCGTATAGACGGGCTGGTCCTTTTAAAGGATCATATGGGTCGCCCCACAGGCGGGGCATTGGTGAAGCTTCTTACTCCACATGACACATATGAAGCTTTAAAACGGAATAGAATGCTAATGGGACACCATTTTATCGAAGTTAACCCAGCAAGTGAGAGACAGTGGGTAATGTCTGGTGGACACATGGGGAAACACAGTGCAGGACACCATGGACCACTGCATATGATGCAACCACCAATGGGCAGGTCCAAATCGCCTAACCGTCGGCGTCGTTCCAGGTCTAGGTCTCCACATGAGCATGGTTTCTGCATTTATTTGAAAGGCCTTCCCTATGAGGCGGAAAACAAACATGTGGTTGATTTCTTTAAGAAACTGGACATTATTGAGGACAGCATATATATAGCTTATGGACCCGGTGGTAAGGCTACTGGAGAAGGTTTTCTGGAATTTAGAAATGAAAATGATTTTAAAACTGCACTAAATCGGCATAAACAATATATGGGCAATCGATTTATCCAAGTTCACCCTGTTACAAAAAGTCAAATGATAGAAAAGATAGACAGTATCAGGAAAAAAATGCAGAGTTTCAATTATGTTGATCATAAAGATTTGTCACTTGAAATGGAGCATCGCCCTAGACTGTGGGGACACCTTTCAAATTTGCCATATAACATATCTAGGAAAGATGTATTTCATTTCTTTAATTTAGAAGGAGTTGCTGTGGAAGAGAACAGTGTGCATGTCTTGATAGATAACAATGGCCAAGGCTTAGGACAGGCGCTTGTTAAGTTTAGGAGTGAAGACGATGCTCGTAAATCTGAGCGCCTAAATCGTAAGAAGTTAAATGGTAGAGACGCTTTTTTGCGTGTGGTGAGTAACGAAGAACGGAAAGACATTGAAGTCAATCCTCCCATAATAGgtaggaagggatttaaaatgCAAAACTATAGTAACCCACCTGAGGCACTGCGGTCCAGTGGAGATGAA
This window of the Bufo bufo chromosome 6, aBufBuf1.1, whole genome shotgun sequence genome carries:
- the RBM12 gene encoding LOW QUALITY PROTEIN: RNA-binding protein 12 (The sequence of the model RefSeq protein was modified relative to this genomic sequence to represent the inferred CDS: deleted 1 base in 1 codon); protein product: MAVVIRLQGLPIVAGTMDIRHFFSGLTIPDGGVHIVGGEQGEAFIVFATDEDARLGMMRTGGTIKGSKVSLLLSSKTEMQNMIELSRRRFETASVDIPPANSSRPGPPPNPTMSTTPVMSRVSMPTTVPNYSSPPASTVSTVTSAVDSSKSVATFSTANVGNAPQSLGGAFCNPTFTSPMPSVAPQLPSVPPPPMPPMPSVPTLPPMPSMPPMPVPPPVSSLPPVPPIPPIPPVPPVPPMSSLPPLTGIPQLNPPPVGPLPAGMNGSGSQMNSNINPLFLGPVNPIPLSPQNSMKPPPPPLNHDDPYVALHGLPIPVLENDIKEFLRGLRIDGLVLLKDHMGRPTGGALVKLLTPHDTYEALKRNRMLMGHHFIEVNPASERQWVMSGGHMGKHSAGHHGPLHMMQPPMGRSKSPNRRRRSRSRSPHEHGFCIYLKGLPYEAENKHVVDFFKKLDIIEDSIYIAYGPGGKATGEGFLEFRNENDFKTALNRHKQYMGNRFIQVHPVTKSQMIEKIDSIRKKMQSFNYVDHKDLSLEMEHRPRLWGHLSNLPYNISRKDVFHFFNLEGVAVEENSVHVLIDNNGQGLGQALVKFRSEDDARKSERLNRKKLNGRDAFLRVVSNEERKDIEVNPPIIGRKGFKMQNYSNPPEALRSSGDEFSFINSNINDNDGQNFLMPSKFSGPSSTFAPPLPPPAMGIGFVDPRPPPPGASNVKNSPIDPPEFVGGPSHFNAPPTGFAAGPPPFGSGPANASAPPNFNTAPPNIPGSPGGMNPPPGFGPGGNLPVSGPPGFGNGSAQPGPTVIRIQNMPFTVTVDEILDFFYGYQLIPGSVCLKYSEKGMPTGEAMVAFESRDEAMAAVVDLNDRPMGSRKVKLVLG